The following nucleotide sequence is from Aedes aegypti strain LVP_AGWG chromosome 3, AaegL5.0 Primary Assembly, whole genome shotgun sequence.
TTTAGGTGGCACTTTTTTCGAACGAGGCCGGGCAATGGAATCGCACTTTAACTGTGTCGGTTACAGGTTGTGGAAGGTAATGTTTTCTCTGGCAATGTTCTTCGCTTCACTTTCTTACGCGAACGTAATTCTTCTTGCTTACCAATGAGCAAACAGATGGGCGAATTTAGCCTTATCGGTCACTTCTTTCTGCTCGATTATTAATTGCATTACTATTTTACACATTAATGCCATTAGTACAAGTCCAATAATCAGTACCACACACGGCACTTTGCCTGAAGGCCGCCAATTATCGGTCATGACGAATATATTTTTTGGTTACCGATTAATGGCACATTTTTGCTCACTGTTACACCAACTTCACTTTTTCGATAACTACGAAGACTGTAGGCTTAGGGCACGTGTCGCCATATCGTGGTTTTGCCTAATGGTGGAGAAGGACTACGAATGGATACCGGTGATGCATCACTTTGTAATTATAACACTTTGCTTTAGTTCTAAAGATGGTCACGGAAGGTGAACCTTCTTCATCAATGTCCGAAGTTGGAATCGTCTTTATTCAATCATATACTTCAAACGTAAACATAACAATCAAGAAAAGACCGAAAGTTCCTGGTTCATAGTTTACCAAAACTAGGTTAAACAACATCGGCACCAAATTCCAATgtgtcaaatatttataaactttCGCGTGGTGTTGTTCCACACATGCTACGTTTGAGTAACATGTTATTGAACAAAACGCACTTCAGCGACTTCCTATGAATTTGATCAATTCATCTACTAATATTGAATACATTACTCAAcaatctgtttgcagatttcccccttgtaaaaaacaaaaaaaaaacaaaaaaacagcacgagtcgtaaatttttCTTACGAGGCTTTGCCGAATaaaataattacgacgagtgctgtaaaaatcgagttcaccttcattttgcaatttctgaaaaattgttgtgaaatgattcattacgcaactcgaaacagttgcgtaatgagaaagcgttgcgtaatgaatcagtacagcactggtttcagttgcgtaatgactattgccGCACTGTATACTTCAGTGTAGAAAAGTTCATGACATGATTCatggccgtttcatgacagattggcgtgatgaaaaacagcctattacaatGAGAAATGGCAAAAGTATTTTAACTGTAAACATGCgttttaaatattaaatatgaTCATATTGATGGAACCGCGACAAAGCCGCGAAATATTGGTTTTATCGCCTGGGTCACCcgcgaaatttcaaaaattttgccgcgaatttccattgtctctACTTATCACATCAGCAGTTTTAGCACAGGACAtcaacgcgccaggcatccagtacaccatcatcctagttgtggattcgaatcctgattccaacatAAAACATCATTGATATGGTAAAGAAATCCAAACGTAgccaatggattcattgttttgtttatttttaacgcaagccctaaacatacattattttaagctaatatacatcatgaaccctaaatatacaaacataaatgctttagtatggacttgtgcattaaaactgctattgcactaatttggttgttgtggggcactttcccactttaattatgctttataaagctcttaaaggttatgtcactttaaaacaaaatctgatagcacactatagagcaaacataaagtattcatatacagcttcgtggttacttgggttattattatgtatccggtagaaatcaagaccaacatttatttataattattgttttctcgggtcCCGTGCGTCGCAACTAATAtatgaatagtgcgctgtgcataaaaatcgtaagaatgcagcgccacactaaaaaactgatttcaaaatcgcgcgagttgaggcgcgtcgcgagtctcactggcgcgatccggtttggtggcggtgcgacaatactccactgcactgtgacgtcacgcatcaattttgacaggtactggtcctgttgtttacagtttggacttagtacttttttcgaatcattcttaatttcgtgaaagtttgctgcgagaagaggtcaaatccactgcagatacccacggatcgtattattctatcttcctaccgtggaaaatcgtcaccatcagcatgctggtgatagaaatgcgaagatgaaaaaatgatggaaaaaacgactaagtccgaaacgtaaacaacaggaccagcagctgtcaaataagtgaggttaggctcgtcatatgcagcgctctatactttgaaattgcgaactgcaatgtcaacatggctgccaaaacgaatgatggGCTAACAATTAAAATTGTGACCATTTTCGAACAACATTTTGTtactatgagcctctgtacgtgccataaattattttgttctcctgacttttactgtgcgccgtgtgtaggtgctgtctcgctctctctcacgggcaaattgaaaacagggcgcacagtaaaagtcaaacgttttatagcatgcataggcttaTTCAAACCATAGCCTTTTTCATCGATAACATGTGCTTTTGACATTCACGCTTCGAGCAGATGAGAaaccaaataaaaacaaacagtcCAACAGTGTTGTTTCTTTCGTTCGCTAGCGTGGTCCAACGATCTGAATTACATCGCCAAGATATGGAAGCCCTTCGGGAAATAACGCAGTTCCTGAGTAAATCCGCCCGGCTGGATTTGAAAGCAGTTTCACTCACACATGTGCTCGGCCTTACTGGTTCAAAGGATGGAATTTCATTGATCAGCCAGTGCCCGGAGCTGTTGGCAAATGTTGTTGATTTGTGCGCCGATGAAGCCGACACCATACGGAAAGATGCCGTTCTTTCGTTGGTCAATCTTTCCGCAGAACAGGACGGCGCAGAGGCTTTGGTCAAACAGGTAGGTCTAGATAGAAGATTGCTTTACTATATAAGTTATTTTATTTCAGGTTCCACAATTCCGTTGGACAAACACATCACTCAAAgggatttttccttctttcaaaatTCCAAGTTATGTATTTTGGACTCTTGTCGCAAAATTGTACTCACGACGATTCGAGACTTGTTTCTAAGTTTTGACTTGAAACATAGAAACTCCATttaaatacaaaacaaaaaatagtgCCCAAACATACTTTAAAATTTAGAGATATGTAGTACATAAAATACTTTTGAATTGCAGTTCGCATCTAAACTAGTACCCATGGCGTATGATGCCATTATGGACGAGAACTGCAAACTTGCCGATCCGTGGAGTATGGTTTTGTGCAACATTAGCCGCCCGGAAGCTCTGGTGGAAGCAGTTTTAGACGAGCTCTTCAAAATCGAACATGCCATGGAACGGTTGACTACTTGCTTCACCCGCGTCAACTACAACAAGCAAAAAGGCCATCTGAACTACTTGGGACCCCTGTTCAGTAATCTGTCGCAGAGCAAACGGGGCCGTGAAATTATCTGCAACGAAAATACGGATCTACTCTCACGGATTCTTCCATTTGTCCATCACGATGGGAGCATAGTTCGTCGAGGTGGAGCCGTAGGCCtgctcaaaaatatttgtttcgacTCTTCGGTGCATGACTGGTTGCTTGGTGGGGCGGTGGACGTGTTGCCTTTCATTCTGTTACCTGTGGCGGGACCGGAAGAGTTCGACGACGACACGAATGACAAACTGCCGGTTGAGCTGCAATACTTGGGACCAGATAAGAAACGCGAAGAGGATCCGGACATAAGAAAGATGTTGCTGGAATCTTTGGCCCAACTATGCGCTACCCGTAAAGGGCGCGAGTACTTGAGGCAACGGGGAACGTACGAAGTGCTGAGAGAGCTGCACAAGTTCGAATGCAGTCCGGAAGGGGAAAAGCGAGTGCTGGTTACTTGCGAAAATGTGGTGGACATTTTGATCAGGTAAATTAGGGTGGATTGAAAGTAAATGAATTTGTATTGAGACAAGCTTATTTTATTTGCAGGACGGAAGATGAAATTGGGGAAGACAATCTGAAAGCCTTGGATATTCCCGAGGACGTGATATCAAAAATCGAGAAGATGGATGGAGAAAATG
It contains:
- the LOC5575364 gene encoding protein HGH1 homolog isoform X1, which translates into the protein MRNQIKTNSPTVLFLSFASVVQRSELHRQDMEALREITQFLSKSARLDLKAVSLTHVLGLTGSKDGISLISQCPELLANVVDLCADEADTIRKDAVLSLVNLSAEQDGAEALVKQFASKLVPMAYDAIMDENCKLADPWSMVLCNISRPEALVEAVLDELFKIEHAMERLTTCFTRVNYNKQKGHLNYLGPLFSNLSQSKRGREIICNENTDLLSRILPFVHHDGSIVRRGGAVGLLKNICFDSSVHDWLLGGAVDVLPFILLPVAGPEEFDDDTNDKLPVELQYLGPDKKREEDPDIRKMLLESLAQLCATRKGREYLRQRGTYEVLRELHKFECSPEGEKRVLVTCENVVDILIRTEDEIGEDNLKALDIPEDVISKIEKMDGENEQ
- the LOC5575364 gene encoding protein HGH1 homolog isoform X2, with translation MEALREITQFLSKSARLDLKAVSLTHVLGLTGSKDGISLISQCPELLANVVDLCADEADTIRKDAVLSLVNLSAEQDGAEALVKQFASKLVPMAYDAIMDENCKLADPWSMVLCNISRPEALVEAVLDELFKIEHAMERLTTCFTRVNYNKQKGHLNYLGPLFSNLSQSKRGREIICNENTDLLSRILPFVHHDGSIVRRGGAVGLLKNICFDSSVHDWLLGGAVDVLPFILLPVAGPEEFDDDTNDKLPVELQYLGPDKKREEDPDIRKMLLESLAQLCATRKGREYLRQRGTYEVLRELHKFECSPEGEKRVLVTCENVVDILIRTEDEIGEDNLKALDIPEDVISKIEKMDGENEQ